From Amphiura filiformis chromosome 20, Afil_fr2py, whole genome shotgun sequence, a single genomic window includes:
- the LOC140142066 gene encoding transcription initiation factor IIA subunit 2-like: MSYQLYRNTTLGNCLAESLDELIQAQQITPNLALQVLLKFDKSINDALTTRLRNKISFKGHLNTYRFCDNVWTFVLNDVEFRNGDFVSVDKVKIVAVDGKSSAAAASQD; this comes from the exons ATGAGTTATCAACTTTATCGAAACACAACATTGGGGAATTGTCTTGCAGAGAGTTTAGATGAACTCATACAG GCACAGCAAATTACACCAAACTTAGCCCTTCAGGTGCTACTCAAGTTTGACAAATCCATAAATGATGCATTGACTACCAGATTAAGAAATAAAATCAGTTTTAAG GGCCATCTCAACACATACAGATTCTGTGACAATGTATGGACATTTGTACTCAATGATGTCGAGTTTAGAAATGGAGATTTTGTTTCAGTGGACAAAGTTAAAATAGTTGCCGTAGACGGCAAAAGCTCAGCAGCGGCGGCATCTCAAGACTAG